TTAAATGATCAGAAATTTTTGACAAATCAGCCAGATAAGAATTATCAAGCGAATCAGAAACTATAGTTCGCTCAACGCTATCCAATTGATTTGTCGATTTTGAAATGAGTTCAAATATTTTATCATCAACATTATTTAAATCGAGAGAATATATAAAATTAGGAACTTTTTTAGCAGCAACCTTACTTTTCAATTCTTCAACGTCGGAATCAATAGACCTCAAAGCACGCGTAACACCTGAACCAAAAGTAGATATCTGTTGAGATAGAAACTGTGCATACCAACCAAAACCAACTCGTATACCCTTCTTTAGAATAACTCCAGCTTTCTTATTGCTCGCTATTGGAGGGAAAGGATCAACATAAGCATCGCGTTCTGCAACATCTACGAGATGAGAAGTTTGTGCCATAGAATGAGGAGGAACATACCTGTCGTATATTTCATTTAACTCATTTTCACGACGTGGATCATAAGAATTAGAGGCTTTAAGCTCAGCTACACGCTGCTCAATTCTTTTCGAAATATCAACTTTAGAATCTTTTATATCCTTAGATTTACTAGCCATTTGCTAATTCTCCATTTGACTTAACAATACTGATTTCTGATTGTACTGGAATGTGCAATAAGCCTAAAGTTTTAAAATCATTTGTGACTTCAAAATCATATTTAGCTTCTAGCCAGTCATAGACAACACCGCCATCATGTGAAGTTATACCAACATTAGCGCGATATGTTCCATCAGCAAGTGGGATTTCTTTCCAAGAAAACCAGACATTACCATGACCATCAAGAACACCTGAAGGATTATCTTGAGTGTTCGCTTCAAAAACCAATGCGCCATAAGAGTCGTAAACCTCGAAAGAAAAATTCACATTATCAACTGGTACAGTTGTTTCCCAACTAATTTGTGCTTGAAGTGCCCCACCTGTACGAATCTTGTTAGTTTCTGCATCTTTTGGATTAGAAAAACCAGCACCTGTTATACGAATTTTCTTATGGTGGATACTAGCCTCATCCGCAATAACACCATTTACGATTACAACACCATCAGCGTCATCAGATTTTGCTATTTCTGGATCCTCATTTACTATTTCAGCAGTAGGTTTATCTCCAACAAATAGGCGTTCACGAAATTCACGAATTGCATCAGTAGGCTCACCTGTAAATATCAGATTACCATGATCTAGAACAGCGCAAGAAGTACCAATCGCACGTATCTGATCTACAGAATGGGTAACAACAATAATAGTTCTACCTTCGCGTTGGAATTGCTTAACACGTTCTAAACATTTACGTTGAAAGAGTTCATCACCAACAGCTAGCACCTCATCAACCAATAATATATCTGGATCAACATTAACCGCTACAGCAAAACCAAGACGCACATACATACCAGAAGAATAAAAACGAACCTGAGTATCAATAAACTTTTCTAATTCACTAAATTCGACTATCTCATCAAAACGTTTAGCCAATTCTTTTTTACTCAAACCCAAAATAGAACCATTTAAGAAAATGTTTTCTCTACCTGTTAAGTCAGGTTGCATACCAGCACCCAATTCAAGCAAAGCAGCAATACGACCATGAGTAATAATTTCGCCAGAAGTAGGTTGTAAAATGCCGCCAATTAGTTTTAACAACGTTGACTTGCCTGAGCCATTATGGCCGATCAAACCAAATGTTGTTCCCTCTTCAACTTCAATCGAAATATCATTTAGCGCCCAAAAATCATCATGGGTACCTCGACCAATATGGATAACACGTTCTTTTAAAGTTTGGTGTTTCTCGCTAGAAAGTGTGAATTTTTTAGAGACACCTTTAATTGATATTGCACTTGCCATAATTTATAGCTCCTCAGCAAAGTTGCCTTGCGCTTTATCAAATATGCGCATTGCAAAGAAAAATAAGGCAATAGAAAATGCCAATGTTAACGAAAGATTACGAACATACCACATCAAACTTTGATCAGGTAAAATATTCATATAATTGTGTGGTTTAAGAGTAGATTTTACACGCTCGTTAACATATATAACCTTTTGAAAAGGTGTAATAATCGCAGCCATAGGATTAGCACGAATCAACTTAGCTACTAAGCCAAAAAAACCATTAGTATGAAATTCTTTATAAGGATAAACAACAGGTGTCAGCCAAAACCATGCAAGTAAAATGAGTTCTAGTAGATGTTGCATATCCCTAGAATAAACATTAATTGCAGAAAATAAAATACCAAGCGCACTCACAAAAACCAATAGCGTCAATAGACCAAAAGGCATTAACCAAACTAACGACCAATTAATGTTGTGTTGAAAAGCAACCAACATCCCAATTAGAACAACCATCTGAAGCAAATAATGAACAATTGCTGCCCCCACTGCCGCCAATGGCAAAATCTCCCTAGGGAAATATACTTTCTTGACAATACCAGCGTTAGAAACAACTGAACTAGTAGCACCACTTAATGCAGCCGTAAAAAGGTTCCAGACTAAAAGACCCGATGCAAAAAATATAACAAATTCAGGAACACCATTAGGTTGAAATTTAGTAAACACCAGCCAAAAAATGATGATATATAGAGCAGGGTTTAGCATCGTCCAAAAGAAACCAAGCGCACTATTTTTATATTTAACTTTAAGTTCTTTACGAACCATACCGACTAACAATTCACGATACTTAATTACTTCGCTACATCTAGTTAATACTGATGCTCTAGCTGACATAACGCGGGGACTTTTGCTTGTACTCATTAAAAAATAGTTTAATAGTTTTATTACTAAGATCGGTAATAGTTAGAATCAATTCAATACCAAGAGAGATAAGCTAAATCAATTATGATATAAACGTGAACCAAGACCAAATACGCGTGAGCTTCGATATGACTCCATCTATAGGATTGCGTACAGGTATAGGCCAAGTTGTTTCACACATGTATGATGCTATTTCCGAAAAAAAGGACATCAAATTAGAGCCATATGCTTTGAGCTATAAAGCAAAAGCATACGCTAAAGAACTCCCAGAAAATACCCATTTTGTAACAGTTCCAGCTAGAGCGCTTTTAAACACATGGAAATTCTCGCGCTGGCCAACTTTGAAAAACCAGCTTGGTGAAATCGACATGATTCATGCAACTAACTATTTAGCACCACCCATTACTGAGGGTATTGCATTATTAATCACCATTCACGATGCAACTATGGTCAAATTTCCAGAATTGGTATCTTCAAAAGTGCGAGGGTTGCTACCGATTATTAGAAAAAGGATTTCTGCTGGCGCACATATCCACGTTCCAACACAAGCAATCAAGTTAGATATTGAACAATATTTTGCTGATGAGTTAACCGACATTTCAAAAATACATATTATTCCTTTTGGCACGCCAACAATTACGCAAAATCAACCAAGCGAGCAAATCAAAAAGCTAGTTAATGCAGATCCATATATTTTGAGCATAGGAATGTTAGAACCTAGAAAAAATCATGCACGTCTTATTGAATCTTTCGAAGAAGTTTATAAAGAAAATCCACATATACGTTTGTTGCTGGTTGGACCCGACGGACCAGCACGACCACAAATAGATTTAGCGCTATCAAAACTTTCTTACAATGCACGTTCACGAATAACAATCACAGGCTCAGTAAGCGATAATGACCGTTCGTATATTTTGAAAAATGCGCTAATGTTGGCATACCCGAGCATCTATGAAGGATTTGGCCTACCAATACTCGAAGCGATGTCTACCAATACTGCCATAGTTGCATCCAAAGAAGGCTCGCTTGAAGAAATAGGTGGCACCGCTTGCGAATTTGTTGACGCATTTTCTGTTAGCGACATAGCAAGAGGCATAAATTTGCTACTTGGCGATGAGAAATTGCGTACAAAATTAATAAAAAATGGTGATATTGAGTTAAAAAAATATTCATGGGACAAAACAGCCAATGAATTAGCAAATCTATATACTAAAATCACAGAGGCAAAATAGAGAAATAGGTTTTATATATGAAAGTTGCTCTACACGTAGGTCAAATAACACAACCGATTCCAGGCGGAATTGGACGATACACACGTTCCTTGATTGAATCTTTACCACGAGACGAAGTGACTCTATATACGTTTGCGTGTGCTGAATCACCTCAAGATGCTCCACCACGATATAAACGTGTGTCAAGATTGAATTATCGACTTGAATATGAATTGTGGCACCGTTTTAGAAATCGCGATCTAGGCATTGAGGGCGACATAATACATGCACCATCTTTTGCAGTGCCACCATCTCCCAACCAACCATTAGTAGTCACAGCACACGATATTGCTTTCATGCGACACCCAGGAGCTTTTTCTAAGCGTGGGGTTCGATTTCATACCAAGGGGCTCAAAATTGCTCGCAATGAAGCATGCGCACTTA
This genomic interval from Acidimicrobiia bacterium contains the following:
- a CDS encoding ABC transporter ATP-binding protein, with translation MASAISIKGVSKKFTLSSEKHQTLKERVIHIGRGTHDDFWALNDISIEVEEGTTFGLIGHNGSGKSTLLKLIGGILQPTSGEIITHGRIAALLELGAGMQPDLTGRENIFLNGSILGLSKKELAKRFDEIVEFSELEKFIDTQVRFYSSGMYVRLGFAVAVNVDPDILLVDEVLAVGDELFQRKCLERVKQFQREGRTIIVVTHSVDQIRAIGTSCAVLDHGNLIFTGEPTDAIREFRERLFVGDKPTAEIVNEDPEIAKSDDADGVVIVNGVIADEASIHHKKIRITGAGFSNPKDAETNKIRTGGALQAQISWETTVPVDNVNFSFEVYDSYGALVFEANTQDNPSGVLDGHGNVWFSWKEIPLADGTYRANVGITSHDGGVVYDWLEAKYDFEVTNDFKTLGLLHIPVQSEISIVKSNGELANG
- a CDS encoding ABC transporter permease → MSTSKSPRVMSARASVLTRCSEVIKYRELLVGMVRKELKVKYKNSALGFFWTMLNPALYIIIFWLVFTKFQPNGVPEFVIFFASGLLVWNLFTAALSGATSSVVSNAGIVKKVYFPREILPLAAVGAAIVHYLLQMVVLIGMLVAFQHNINWSLVWLMPFGLLTLLVFVSALGILFSAINVYSRDMQHLLELILLAWFWLTPVVYPYKEFHTNGFFGLVAKLIRANPMAAIITPFQKVIYVNERVKSTLKPHNYMNILPDQSLMWYVRNLSLTLAFSIALFFFAMRIFDKAQGNFAEEL
- a CDS encoding class I SAM-dependent methyltransferase, with protein sequence MASKSKDIKDSKVDISKRIEQRVAELKASNSYDPRRENELNEIYDRYVPPHSMAQTSHLVDVAERDAYVDPFPPIASNKKAGVILKKGIRVGFGWYAQFLSQQISTFGSGVTRALRSIDSDVEELKSKVAAKKVPNFIYSLDLNNVDDKIFELISKSTNQLDSVERTIVSDSLDNSYLADLSKISDHLIVVDERAQACSAVDGEIDSRKQNISEFINKLEDDSIDLIILSGIINFYDLSFRLEVFDSCARVLKTDGQLIFVANTDIINFSSDQKCALDVLNTNILSASTNEKILNEYFSDIETGYCGEVLDLDQNGNTKLNSDTLDQEFPVTVFTCTNKS
- a CDS encoding glycosyltransferase family 4 protein, with product MTPSIGLRTGIGQVVSHMYDAISEKKDIKLEPYALSYKAKAYAKELPENTHFVTVPARALLNTWKFSRWPTLKNQLGEIDMIHATNYLAPPITEGIALLITIHDATMVKFPELVSSKVRGLLPIIRKRISAGAHIHVPTQAIKLDIEQYFADELTDISKIHIIPFGTPTITQNQPSEQIKKLVNADPYILSIGMLEPRKNHARLIESFEEVYKENPHIRLLLVGPDGPARPQIDLALSKLSYNARSRITITGSVSDNDRSYILKNALMLAYPSIYEGFGLPILEAMSTNTAIVASKEGSLEEIGGTACEFVDAFSVSDIARGINLLLGDEKLRTKLIKNGDIELKKYSWDKTANELANLYTKITEAK